The following coding sequences are from one Helicoverpa armigera isolate CAAS_96S chromosome 2, ASM3070526v1, whole genome shotgun sequence window:
- the LOC135118098 gene encoding uncharacterized protein LOC135118098 isoform X1, whose translation MPRRCELGCSHNPGVTQHQFPHPEKNPELFKAWVNIVGGKLETADDIKFYRKRVICDIHFADKFKNRNNRLNNIAVPTLHLQGAPSQDAHMPPATPHIPTELPMPEHNIWNLPSTSKQIVTGAPSQDAHMPPATPHIPTELPMPEHNIWDLPSTSKQIITAAPPNACVIAAEHNYCSKHGIQQRRKLKGDKKKLKSTSSLENELKISRFQMKNLKTEIIRLRKRSSSLKERLASVDKISNTNCLKKITRNMTTAAKYSQTCSTPKLTRELVGGGLL comes from the exons atgccgaggcggtgcgaattgggatgttcacacaacccgg gtgtgacacaacatcaatttccacacccagaaaagaatcctgagttattcaaagcctgggttaatatagttggtggaaaactggagactgcagatgatatcaaattttacagaaagcgagtcatctgtgacatacattttgcagacaagtttaagaatcgcaacaaccgtttaaataacatagctgttcctactctccatcttcagg gtgctccatcacaagatgctcatatgcctcctgcaactccacatataccaactgaacttcctatgcctgaacataatatatggaatctgccttctacatcaaagcaaatagtcactg gtgctccatcacaagatgctcatatgcctcctgcaactccacatataccaactgaacttcctatgcctgaacataatatatgggatctgccttctacatcaaagcaaataatcactg ctgcacctcccaatgcgtgtgttatagcagcagaacataattattgcagtaaacatggtatacaacaaagacggaaacttaaaggagacaaaa aaaaactgaaatcaacttcatcgctggagaatgaattaaagatttcaagattccaaatgaagaatttaaaaaccgaaattattcggttacgtaaacggagtagtagtttgaaagaaagattagccagcgttgataaaattagcaatacaaattgtttaaaaaaaataacgagaaatatgacaactgcagcaaaatattcacaaacatgcagtacacccaaactcacaagagagctcgtgggcggaggtttactttaa
- the LOC135118098 gene encoding uncharacterized protein LOC135118098 isoform X2 yields the protein MPPATPHIPTELPMPEHNIWNLPSTSKQIVTGAPSQDAHMPPATPHIPTELPMPEHNIWDLPSTSKQIITAAPPNACVIAAEHNYCSKHGIQQRRKLKGDKKKLKSTSSLENELKISRFQMKNLKTEIIRLRKRSSSLKERLASVDKISNTNCLKKITRNMTTAAKYSQTCSTPKLTRELVGGGLL from the exons atgcctcctgcaactccacatataccaactgaacttcctatgcctgaacataatatatggaatctgccttctacatcaaagcaaatagtcactg gtgctccatcacaagatgctcatatgcctcctgcaactccacatataccaactgaacttcctatgcctgaacataatatatgggatctgccttctacatcaaagcaaataatcactg ctgcacctcccaatgcgtgtgttatagcagcagaacataattattgcagtaaacatggtatacaacaaagacggaaacttaaaggagacaaaa aaaaactgaaatcaacttcatcgctggagaatgaattaaagatttcaagattccaaatgaagaatttaaaaaccgaaattattcggttacgtaaacggagtagtagtttgaaagaaagattagccagcgttgataaaattagcaatacaaattgtttaaaaaaaataacgagaaatatgacaactgcagcaaaatattcacaaacatgcagtacacccaaactcacaagagagctcgtgggcggaggtttactttaa
- the LOC135118098 gene encoding uncharacterized protein LOC135118098 isoform X3, with product MPRRCELGCSHNPGVTQHQFPHPEKNPELFKAWVNIVGGKLETADDIKFYRKRVICDIHFADKFKNRNNRLNNIAVPTLHLQGAPSQDAHMPPATPHIPTELPMPEHNIWNLPSTSKQIVTGAPSQDAHMPPATPHIPTELPMPEHNIWDLPSTSKQIITGM from the exons atgccgaggcggtgcgaattgggatgttcacacaacccgg gtgtgacacaacatcaatttccacacccagaaaagaatcctgagttattcaaagcctgggttaatatagttggtggaaaactggagactgcagatgatatcaaattttacagaaagcgagtcatctgtgacatacattttgcagacaagtttaagaatcgcaacaaccgtttaaataacatagctgttcctactctccatcttcagg gtgctccatcacaagatgctcatatgcctcctgcaactccacatataccaactgaacttcctatgcctgaacataatatatggaatctgccttctacatcaaagcaaatagtcactg gtgctccatcacaagatgctcatatgcctcctgcaactccacatataccaactgaacttcctatgcctgaacataatatatgggatctgccttctacatcaaagcaaataatcactggtatgtaa